The Desulfovibrio sp. G11 region GCAGTGAAAATTCCACTTTTTCTGCAATCAGGCTTTCGTCCCGCAGACCGTTGACGCGCAGACCGTAGGCAACATTTTCATAAATTGTTTTGGGAAACGGGTTGGGCTTCTGAAAGACCATACCCACCCGGCAACGCAGGGAAACCACATCTGTATCCGGGCGGTTCACATCGTTGCCGTCCAGCAGGATTTCTCCTTCCACGCGCGCGCCGGGCACAAGGTCGTTCATGCGGTTCAGGCAGCGTAAAAAAGTGGACTTGCCACAGCCGGATGGGCCGATGAGGGCCGTAACCCGGCACGGCTCAAAGTCCAGGCTGACCTCATGCAGGGCCTTGTGCTGCCCGTAGTAAACGCTGACGTTGCGTGCCTGCAGGTATTCCTTCATGACTATGCTGCTCCGTGGGCGGAAGTGAGAGTAAAAACAAGGGCCGTGCTGCCGTCCGTGGCGGGGCTTTCCGCCCGGATACTGCCGCCGTGCCGCTCAATGATATGCTTGCAGATGGCAAGCCCAAGGCCGGTGCTGGCTTGCCCCCGGTGGCGCTCTACCTGATAGAAGCGCTCGAATATCCGTTCCAGGTCCTGCCGGGGTATACCCGGGCCGTCGTCGGCAATGCGAAAGGCCACACTGTCGCCCACCTGACGCGCCGTCACGCGGATGCTGCCGCCCTCGGGCGCGTAGCGCCCTGCATTTTCCAAAAGATTACGGAAAACCTGCGTCAAATGGGGCAGGCTTGCCATCACCCGGCAGTCTGCGGAAAGGTGCGACTCGACCCGGCAGCGGCGATGCTCCAGCACTTCGCGGCACATGCCCGTTGCCTGGGCCAGAGCCTCCCGCGGGTCTGTGGGAGCAAGCTCAAGGCTGCCGCTCTTGCCCTCAAGGCGGGCCAGCGTCAGCAGGTCATCAACCATGCGTGAAAGGCAGGCTCCGTTTTTAAGGATTATTTCACCAAAGCGGCGGCATTCCGGTGGCCCGTCAAGACTGGTGAGGGTTTCGGCATACCCCTGTATGGCCGTGAGCGGCGTGCGCAGTTCGTGCGACACGTTGGCAACAAAATCGCGCCGTACACGTTCAAGCCGCATGAGTTCCGTTATGTCGTGGAATACGGCCACGGCACCCACCTGCCCTCCACCCGCCATCTCCGCCGCAGGCGGCAGGGAAATGCAGACCGACATGGCCTGGCCCGAAGGCAGCTCAAGGTGCAAATAGCGCTGTACGCGCCCGCCTTCCGCAGTAAAAGCTTCGTCGTGAGCAGGAATTTTGTCGTTTTCCGCCTCCGCGCCATGCGTGGCCGGCCCTGCGGAGCCGATGGAGGTCGGGAACGATGCCAAGGCCTGGTCTTGGGCCACCGGGGCAGAGACAGAAACCGCAGCAGCGGAAGAACCAGAGCTTGCCTCGTCATCCTGCTGAACGGTAATATGCCGTGCCGCGGCAGTCAGGACCGCCGCCCGCTGACGGGCTTCGGCATGGGCTTCGGCTTCGGCCATAAGTTCGTCCACGGCGTTTTGCAGGGGGGGTGAGGGGATGACCTCCACCACCTGGGCGCCCAGGGCCGATGCAGCAGCAGGAAATTCGCGCACCAGCGCCCTGTTGCAGCGACGGATACGCCCGCGCGGCCCAAGTACCAGCACACCGTCACTCATAGTGTCCAGTATGCTTTCAAGCTGGGCGGTCTGTTCCGCCGCAGTGCGCACGTGTTCCTCAATGTTTTCGGCCATGCGGTTCACGGCATCGGCCAGGGGGGCAAACTCGCAACCGGGGATGCGCCGCAGGCGGCGCTGAAAATTGCCCAGTGAAATGCCCTCCACCACAGACACCATCTGTCGCAAAGAGCGGCGCAGCGCCCCGGAAAGTAGCCCGGCCAGAATCAGGGAAAGGATAACGGTGATCACGCCGATCTGCGTGAATACGGCAAGGCGGCTGTCGATAATCTGCCTGAGGCTCGCCAGGGGCACAGAAACGCGCAGGATATCGCCATTTTGCAGAACCACAGCGGCATAGGCCAGATCTTTGCCCAATGTGCCGCTGGGACGGATGGCAAAACCCGGCGCCCCCCTCATGGCCTCGCGCACTTCGGGCCTGTCGGCATGGTTGTCCAGCCTGGTCACGGGCTGCGCATCCGGCGCGGTATCGCCAAGCACATGCCCCTGCGGATCCAGCAGCGAAAGGCGCTCTTCTGGCATATCAAGAACAGCAGCCAGACGCGTCAGCCCGGCGGTGTGATCGCCAAGGCCATCCAGAATGACTCCGGCCAGCGCTGTTTCGCGCACAAGGCGTTCTCGCGCCGCCTCAAGCTGCACCTTTTCAAACCAGGCCTTGCCGTAAAATACGGCCACACCAATGGAAACCAGGGCCACGGCCAGCATGCCGCCAAAAATTCTGGTTCTGAATGAAAGCATATCTTCCGCCAATGCGGCTGTGCCGCCGTATCTGCCCGGACACGTCACAGGCCGGCAAGCCTGCCCGTGATCCAGGCGGCTATTCCTTTATCCTGTAGCCTACCCCGCGCACGGTCTCCAGCATGGAGGCCGCATGCCCCAGCTTGGCGCGCAGGCGGCGCACGTGGGTATCCACCGTGCGGGCATATCCTTCAAAGGAATAGCCCCATACCTTGTTGAGCAGCTGCTCACGCGTGCGCACCGACCCGGCATGGCGCAGCAGGTCTTCCAGCAGGCGAAACTCCGTGGCTGTCAACTGCAGTTCTTCGCCGTGCGCTTCCGCCGTATGGGCATCGGGGCGCAGGCGTATGCCGTGGCGCTCCAGCACCGGGCTTTCGCCGCTGCGCGTCCCGCGCCGCAGCACTGCCCGGATGCGCAGCATAAGCTCACGCACGCTGAAAGGTTTGACCACATAATCGTCCGCGCCAAGGCTCAGGCCCACCACGCGGTCCATTTCTTCGCCTCTGGCCGTCAGCATAAGCACGGGGATATGGGCGGTTTCAGCCTGCGCCCCCAAAAGGCGGCAGACCTCGAACCCGTCCGGGCCGGGCATCATGACATCCAGCAGCATGAGGTCCGGCAGATGCTGGCGGGCCAGCCTGAGCGCCTCGTTGCCATCCGCCGCCTCCAGAACGCTGAAGCCCTCACGCTCGAGATTAAAGCGCAAAAGCTCGCGAATGTCGGCTTCATCTTCAACTATCAATATCTGTTGGCTCATAGTGCACACCTCTGTGACGCAGCCCGAGTAAACCGCCTCTTTGCGCCAATGTGATGGTAGCTCTGTTACAATTTCGTGACATGGCGAACCGCCTGAAAAAGCATGCCTCACAGGCCGTGGCAAATCAATTGATGCCTTTTCCGGAAATGCTCCGGTGCACGCCACGCACGCCGGACAACGACTTTCCGTAAAAACCGGCCCCCACACCGCACATGCAGCCCCAAAGAGCCGGATGCCGCGTGGAGGCAGCACGGCCGGAACGGCCCGGCCTCCTTTCACGCAGTCTTCGTGTATCCGTCATCATTCTGTAACAGAGGCGGGCCAAAAGAAAGACACGGCAAAAAGATGCCGCGGGTGAAATGTTCTCACCATAGATAAAACCAGGAGAAACTCATGTCTTTTGATTGCAAAAAACGCGTTTCCCGTTACAGCAGCAGGCTCGCGGCCTGCGCTCTGGCCGTGCTTTGCTGGAGCGCTTCGGCCTTCGCCGCCCAGCAGGTCATCATCAACGGCTCCACCACCGTGCTGCCCGTGGTGCAAAAAGCCGGAGAAGCCTTCATGGCCTCTCATCCCGGCACGGAGCTGAGCATTTCCGGCGGCGGTTCCGGCAACGGCATCAAGGCTCTCATTGAAAAGCAGTGCGATGTAGCCATGAGCTCGCGCGACATCAAGGACAAGGAAAAGGACGCCGCCGCCAAAAACGGCATTACGCCCCTGCGCACGGCCATCGCTATTGACGCCATTGTGCCTGTGGTCCACCCGGCCAACAAGGTGGGCGCTCTTACCCTTGCGCAGCTGCGCGACATCTACACAGGAAAAGTCACCAACTGGAAGGATCTTGGCGGCGAAGACGCCCAGATTGTAGCCATCTCGCGCGACACTTCTTCCGGCACGTTTGAATCCTGGGAAGAACTTGTCATGAACAAGGAGCGCGTCAGCCCCAGAGCGCTCATGCAGGCTTCCAACGGATCCGTGGTGCAGACTGTAAGCAAAAACAAAAACGCCATCGGCTATGTAGGCCTGGGCTATGTGGACAAGTCCACCAGGCCTGTGACGGTTGACGGCGTAAGCCCCAGCGCAGAGACCGCCATTTCAAAGCAGTGGCCCATCGCGCGTGAACTGTACATTTTCACCAACGGTGCACCCCAGGGCGCGGTGAAAGAGTTTGTGGAATATCTGGTGGCCCCCGACAAGGGACAAAAGGATGTGCTCGCCGTGGGCTACGTACCCCTGAGCAAATAGGCGCCAGAAGAAAAATCCTTGCAGGGCGCGGGCAGGACGGATACCGCAAACCGGCCTGCCCCGCCTGTGCGGCACAGTGCAATGGACGCAGCCAACGCGTCAGGAGAACGGCCCATGCGTTCCGCAGACCTGAAAGAAAAACTGGTTCGCTACATACTCACCGGCATGGCGGGCAGCTCGCTGCTGGCCCTGGCCGGCATTGTCATATTTCTGTTTATGGAGGGCCTGCCACTCTTTGCACACTATCCGGTCATGGATTTCCTTTTCGGCCGCTTGTGGTATCCCACTGAAGATCCCGGCCTGTTCGGCATTTTTCCCCTGCTGGCGGCCTCGCTGGCGGTGACGTTTTTTTCCTCGCTGCTGGCAGTGCCGCTGGGCGTACTCACCGCCGTATACCTTACGGAAATTGCCCACCCTGCCGTGCGCCGTGTCATCAAGCCCTTTGTGGAACTGCTGGCAGCCCTGCCCTCGGTGGTGCTGGGCTTTCTGGGCATGGTTGTGCTGGCCCCCTTCCTACAGGACTATCTGGGCGCGGCCACAGGGCTGAACCTGCTTAATGCCTCGGTGGTGCTGGCCTTCATGAGCGTGCCTACCATCTGCTCTGTTTCTGAAGACGCCCTGTACAGCGTGCCACGCGACCTGCGCGAAGCTTCGCTAGCGCTCGGGGCCACGCGCTGGCAAACCACGGTGCGCGTTGTCATTCCGGCGGCGCTTTCGGGCATCGGCACCGCTGTCATGCTCGGCATGTCGCGAGCCATCGGGGAAACAATGGTGGTGCTTATGGTGGCGGGCGGCGCAGGCATCATCCCCACGTCACTGCTTGACCCCGTGCGGCCCATGCCTGCGTCCATCGCGGCAGAAATGGCCGAGGCCCCCTTTCGCAGCGACCATTATCACGCGCTTTTCGCCATCGGCATCGTACTTTTTCTGCTTACCCTGGCCTTTAACATGCTGGCGGCCCATATCGCCGAAAAACACCGTCAGGCCGGGACCTCGAGCCTGTAACAACGCCAACGGAATCTGGAAAGAACATGTCACAGCCCATATGGCCCGGCCAGACCGGCCCCCTGAACACACCGCAGAAACGCTTTACACCCACAAGCGGCAAGGCGCGCGGCCGCGCGCAAAACATCATGTTTATTTTTCTGCGGGGCGTAGCCGCCTGCAACGTGCTGGCCCTTGTGGCCGTGTGCGGCTTTCTGCTCTATCACGGCCTGCCCGCCCTCAGCTGGGAATTCATAAGCCAGTCCCCCCGAAGCATGATGACCGAAGGGGGCATACTGCCTTGCATTATCGGCACGGCCATCCTTTCGCTGGGGGCATTGCTGCTGGCCTTTCCTCTGGGCGTGGCCTCGGCCGTTTACCTGCATGAATACGCCAAACGCAATGCCTTCGCGCGCTATGTGCGCCTGGGGGTAAACAATCTGGCCGGGGTTCCTTCCGTAGTTTTCGGCCTTTTCGGCCTGTCATTTTTTGTGACCTTCTGCGGGTTAGGGGTCAGCATCCTCTCCGGCGTGCTCACCCT contains the following coding sequences:
- the pstB gene encoding phosphate ABC transporter ATP-binding protein PstB, translating into MKEYLQARNVSVYYGQHKALHEVSLDFEPCRVTALIGPSGCGKSTFLRCLNRMNDLVPGARVEGEILLDGNDVNRPDTDVVSLRCRVGMVFQKPNPFPKTIYENVAYGLRVNGLRDESLIAEKVEFSLRRAAIFDEVKDRLQAPALGLSGGQQQRLCIARALAVEPEVLLMDEPASALDPIATQKIEESIRELRESLSIIIVTHNMQQAARVSDTTAFFYMGELVEHNATDIMFTRPGKKQTEDYITGRFG
- a CDS encoding sensor histidine kinase, whose amino-acid sequence is MLSFRTRIFGGMLAVALVSIGVAVFYGKAWFEKVQLEAARERLVRETALAGVILDGLGDHTAGLTRLAAVLDMPEERLSLLDPQGHVLGDTAPDAQPVTRLDNHADRPEVREAMRGAPGFAIRPSGTLGKDLAYAAVVLQNGDILRVSVPLASLRQIIDSRLAVFTQIGVITVILSLILAGLLSGALRRSLRQMVSVVEGISLGNFQRRLRRIPGCEFAPLADAVNRMAENIEEHVRTAAEQTAQLESILDTMSDGVLVLGPRGRIRRCNRALVREFPAAASALGAQVVEVIPSPPLQNAVDELMAEAEAHAEARQRAAVLTAAARHITVQQDDEASSGSSAAAVSVSAPVAQDQALASFPTSIGSAGPATHGAEAENDKIPAHDEAFTAEGGRVQRYLHLELPSGQAMSVCISLPPAAEMAGGGQVGAVAVFHDITELMRLERVRRDFVANVSHELRTPLTAIQGYAETLTSLDGPPECRRFGEIILKNGACLSRMVDDLLTLARLEGKSGSLELAPTDPREALAQATGMCREVLEHRRCRVESHLSADCRVMASLPHLTQVFRNLLENAGRYAPEGGSIRVTARQVGDSVAFRIADDGPGIPRQDLERIFERFYQVERHRGQASTGLGLAICKHIIERHGGSIRAESPATDGSTALVFTLTSAHGAA
- a CDS encoding response regulator; its protein translation is MSQQILIVEDEADIRELLRFNLEREGFSVLEAADGNEALRLARQHLPDLMLLDVMMPGPDGFEVCRLLGAQAETAHIPVLMLTARGEEMDRVVGLSLGADDYVVKPFSVRELMLRIRAVLRRGTRSGESPVLERHGIRLRPDAHTAEAHGEELQLTATEFRLLEDLLRHAGSVRTREQLLNKVWGYSFEGYARTVDTHVRRLRAKLGHAASMLETVRGVGYRIKE
- a CDS encoding phosphate ABC transporter substrate-binding protein, with protein sequence MSFDCKKRVSRYSSRLAACALAVLCWSASAFAAQQVIINGSTTVLPVVQKAGEAFMASHPGTELSISGGGSGNGIKALIEKQCDVAMSSRDIKDKEKDAAAKNGITPLRTAIAIDAIVPVVHPANKVGALTLAQLRDIYTGKVTNWKDLGGEDAQIVAISRDTSSGTFESWEELVMNKERVSPRALMQASNGSVVQTVSKNKNAIGYVGLGYVDKSTRPVTVDGVSPSAETAISKQWPIARELYIFTNGAPQGAVKEFVEYLVAPDKGQKDVLAVGYVPLSK
- the pstC gene encoding phosphate ABC transporter permease subunit PstC, with product MRSADLKEKLVRYILTGMAGSSLLALAGIVIFLFMEGLPLFAHYPVMDFLFGRLWYPTEDPGLFGIFPLLAASLAVTFFSSLLAVPLGVLTAVYLTEIAHPAVRRVIKPFVELLAALPSVVLGFLGMVVLAPFLQDYLGAATGLNLLNASVVLAFMSVPTICSVSEDALYSVPRDLREASLALGATRWQTTVRVVIPAALSGIGTAVMLGMSRAIGETMVVLMVAGGAGIIPTSLLDPVRPMPASIAAEMAEAPFRSDHYHALFAIGIVLFLLTLAFNMLAAHIAEKHRQAGTSSL